One window from the genome of Desulfopila inferna encodes:
- a CDS encoding ABC transporter ATP-binding protein, with translation MFLDIDAVEKSYGNLRVLKRVSFQVNEGELVSIIGPSGAGKTTLLKIIAGLEEADRGLVTSTADLQYNPAILVFQDYLLFPTMTIFDNVAFGLRCRKTEGSEIRRRVLDMLDYFQIADKQKFYPNQLSAGQQQRVALARAMVVSPSILLLDEPFANLDRNLKAETAEFIRNFQREYTITTLSVTHDLQEAFMMSDKIGIMLDGRLCQYDDVRTVYNHPVSTRVADFLGHVNIIPARCLAAVGLEEEKPAGDIRVRAEAIGMEKDSNGHGLVTNILFAGHFIIYRVHLDDIVLTAYSFNPDFAEGDRVRIYIKQFIPMEDRPCDYSG, from the coding sequence ATGTTTCTTGATATAGACGCTGTCGAGAAAAGCTACGGGAATCTCCGCGTCCTTAAAAGGGTCTCTTTTCAGGTCAATGAGGGTGAGCTGGTTTCCATCATCGGTCCATCGGGGGCCGGAAAGACAACTCTGCTGAAAATTATTGCCGGGCTGGAGGAGGCTGACCGCGGTTTGGTAACCTCTACAGCCGATCTGCAGTATAATCCGGCTATTCTGGTCTTTCAGGATTATCTCCTTTTCCCCACCATGACCATCTTTGACAATGTTGCTTTCGGCCTGCGCTGCCGCAAAACCGAGGGAAGTGAAATCAGACGGAGGGTGCTGGATATGCTTGATTACTTCCAGATAGCCGATAAACAGAAGTTTTACCCCAACCAGCTTTCGGCCGGTCAGCAGCAACGCGTGGCCCTGGCCAGAGCGATGGTGGTCAGTCCCTCGATTCTGCTTCTCGATGAACCCTTTGCCAATCTCGACCGCAATCTCAAAGCGGAAACCGCTGAGTTTATCCGTAATTTTCAGCGAGAATATACCATCACCACTCTCAGTGTCACCCACGATCTCCAGGAGGCCTTTATGATGTCCGACAAGATCGGCATCATGCTGGATGGCCGACTGTGCCAGTATGACGATGTCAGGACAGTTTACAACCATCCGGTCTCTACCCGGGTCGCCGATTTCCTGGGGCATGTCAATATCATTCCGGCACGCTGCCTTGCTGCCGTTGGCCTTGAGGAAGAAAAACCGGCGGGGGATATCAGGGTCCGGGCCGAAGCCATTGGAATGGAAAAGGACAGCAACGGTCATGGTCTTGTCACCAATATTCTTTTTGCCGGGCACTTTATAATATATCGAGTGCATCTGGATGATATTGTCCTCACAGCCTACAGTTTTAATCCTGATTTTGCCGAAGGTGATCGGGTAAGGATTTACATCAAGCAATTCATTCCTATGGAGGACCGACCATGCGATTATTCCGGCTAG
- a CDS encoding selenium metabolism-associated LysR family transcriptional regulator produces MKIFAAVYRNRSFTKAAEQLFTSQPTISEHIRNLESRLDCKLFDRLGRSIIPTLEAELLYPRALAILEDLKKLKDDLTAVGKDISGQIIMKASTIPSAFILPQFAADFKKVHQNISFEIRTSDSADVVDSVLNNEILLGFTGARTEEKKLHFYPFREDQLVLAASTKMIINKRVTTRSLLELPFILREEGSGTRKSMERFLAEKNIGIDQLNICAVLGSSTAVTEAIKYNMGVSIISRHAVNDGVEHGRIQIIDILNLEMKRSFYAVTAEKRSLPHHYQAFLKYLLA; encoded by the coding sequence CTGAAAATATTCGCCGCGGTTTACAGGAACAGGAGCTTCACCAAGGCCGCCGAGCAGCTCTTCACCAGTCAGCCTACCATCAGCGAACATATACGCAACCTGGAAAGCCGTCTTGACTGTAAGTTATTCGACCGGCTGGGGCGCTCAATCATTCCCACACTGGAAGCGGAACTCCTCTATCCGCGCGCTCTGGCGATATTGGAAGATCTGAAGAAACTCAAAGATGATCTGACTGCGGTGGGCAAAGACATTTCAGGGCAGATAATCATGAAGGCCAGCACCATACCAAGTGCCTTTATCCTTCCGCAATTTGCCGCTGATTTCAAGAAAGTCCATCAGAATATTTCTTTTGAAATACGGACCTCCGATTCAGCAGATGTAGTCGATTCGGTGCTCAATAACGAAATACTCCTGGGCTTCACCGGAGCGCGAACCGAGGAAAAAAAGCTGCATTTTTATCCCTTCAGGGAGGATCAACTGGTCCTGGCCGCTTCAACGAAGATGATCATCAATAAGCGCGTCACCACCCGGTCACTGCTCGAACTGCCATTTATCCTAAGGGAAGAAGGTTCCGGCACGCGAAAGAGTATGGAGCGTTTTCTGGCTGAAAAGAATATTGGTATTGACCAGCTCAACATCTGTGCGGTCCTGGGCTCGAGCACCGCGGTCACCGAGGCGATAAAATACAACATGGGGGTTTCCATCATCTCGCGACATGCAGTCAATGACGGGGTCGAGCATGGCCGGATTCAGATTATCGATATTCTCAATCTTGAGATGAAACGGTCGTTTTATGCAGTCACGGCGGAAAAACGGAGCCTGCCTCACCATTATCAGGCCTTCCTTAAATATCTTCTGGCCTGA
- a CDS encoding YqaE/Pmp3 family membrane protein translates to MDVVRIILAILLPPLGVFLQVGLGLHFWINILLTLLGYIPGIIHAIWIIAKK, encoded by the coding sequence ATGGATGTCGTCAGAATAATACTTGCAATCCTGCTTCCCCCATTGGGTGTGTTCCTCCAGGTCGGCCTGGGGTTACATTTCTGGATTAATATTCTCTTGACGCTCCTTGGGTATATTCCGGGGATTATTCATGCCATCTGGATAATTGCCAAGAAATAA
- a CDS encoding aminoglycoside phosphotransferase family protein, producing the protein MADKERRVIEYLRNSSWLSGDISCTFLAAGEYNENYLVSDGDKRLVFRINHGTQLGIDNQIEYEFNVLKAVCPSGVTPIPYQYDLEAEGLGNGVLLMEYMPGTAFDFSADLPKAARIFGRIHALVPDEKLIVQANPARDIAAESYDLLNRYPGPHYPEVRSRLLDYHDYILEGAEAMASLYANESYCMVNTEVNSGNFIINEPRSCLVDWEKAVVSYRYQDLAHFLIPTTTLWKSSFRFSEEGKRQFLKNYLEAGESGLLLDEVYEKTRLMERVILLRALSWCFMAHHEYTSADRALAHDATFAVITSYLDEAECFLI; encoded by the coding sequence ATGGCTGATAAAGAAAGACGAGTCATAGAATATCTCCGAAACAGCTCCTGGCTCTCCGGCGATATCTCCTGCACGTTCCTGGCTGCGGGTGAGTATAACGAGAATTATCTGGTCTCAGACGGTGACAAGCGTCTGGTCTTCAGAATCAATCACGGTACTCAACTTGGAATCGATAATCAGATCGAATATGAATTTAATGTGCTCAAGGCGGTTTGCCCATCCGGAGTCACACCGATACCCTATCAGTATGATCTTGAGGCCGAAGGGTTGGGAAACGGCGTGCTGTTGATGGAATATATGCCCGGCACCGCCTTTGACTTTTCTGCCGATCTACCGAAGGCAGCCCGGATTTTCGGCCGGATACATGCATTAGTGCCCGATGAGAAGCTTATTGTTCAGGCCAATCCGGCGCGTGATATTGCCGCCGAATCCTACGATCTGCTGAACAGGTACCCCGGCCCGCATTATCCTGAGGTGCGTTCCCGTCTGCTTGACTATCATGATTATATACTGGAGGGAGCCGAAGCCATGGCCTCGCTGTATGCCAACGAGAGCTACTGTATGGTCAACACCGAGGTCAATTCCGGCAATTTCATCATCAATGAACCTCGTTCCTGTCTGGTTGACTGGGAAAAAGCGGTGGTGTCCTACAGATATCAGGACCTGGCACATTTCCTTATTCCCACGACCACCCTCTGGAAAAGCTCGTTTCGATTTTCAGAGGAGGGGAAGCGGCAGTTTCTCAAGAACTATCTGGAGGCAGGTGAGAGCGGACTGCTGCTCGATGAAGTCTATGAAAAGACCCGACTGATGGAGCGGGTGATCCTTCTGAGAGCCCTGAGCTGGTGTTTCATGGCCCATCATGAATATACTTCGGCGGACAGAGCACTGGCGCATGATGCTACCTTTGCGGTAATTACCTCGTATCTGGATGAAGCCGAATGTTTCTTGATATAG
- a CDS encoding DUF945 family protein, translating to MKKIVAVVLLILIIAAGAPFINGLLLEKTIRNVFEEANSMYTESGFDYSLEIIDYDRNFLTSDIEWKINFGSLKALYGIEEMIFTEHARHGYIKVVSNTSFEKNEWFQRFIENKLQGENPFTITTSYTLFGDIESVVRSEPFSITVEDEVVDIHAGEFSIATDSDLKHFTSSGNWQGLDAAGQVSVGEIGVDSELEMISTFIWEGYLNFSARDFVVQAAEEDFSYTRMDGKYVLDHDSDANTLSAQTHVSMDDLKAGQHRIKKTSAQFAVNNMNTQGYEDFMTAYTEILSEVLENLAALKDDPGKAGEFVEEQMGTIGIQLIAAYEKLLKKDLELKISDLHVVLPQGDVKADITLRLLRDMTLMQFAPVIGQPDLALEIFYLNSDIKLPIELVGEPPLLLSPSYPGMQTGLFVKEGDILHHSAETRDNKLFLNGKEFDLSQP from the coding sequence ATGAAAAAAATAGTTGCAGTTGTTTTGCTGATCCTGATTATTGCCGCGGGAGCACCCTTTATCAACGGGCTGCTGCTTGAGAAAACCATACGTAATGTCTTTGAAGAAGCTAATTCCATGTATACCGAGAGCGGATTCGACTACTCTCTGGAAATTATCGACTATGACAGAAATTTTCTAACATCGGACATTGAATGGAAGATCAATTTCGGCTCACTCAAGGCATTGTACGGCATCGAGGAAATGATCTTCACTGAGCACGCCAGACACGGCTATATTAAAGTCGTCTCCAACACAAGCTTTGAGAAAAACGAGTGGTTTCAGCGTTTCATCGAAAATAAGCTGCAGGGAGAAAATCCCTTCACCATCACCACCTCCTACACCCTTTTTGGTGATATTGAATCGGTGGTCCGCTCAGAACCATTTTCGATCACCGTGGAAGATGAAGTTGTTGATATACATGCGGGTGAATTTTCCATTGCCACCGACAGCGATTTAAAACATTTTACCTCCTCGGGAAACTGGCAGGGTTTAGACGCCGCGGGGCAGGTATCTGTGGGTGAGATTGGTGTTGATTCGGAGCTGGAGATGATTTCCACCTTTATCTGGGAGGGCTACTTGAACTTTTCCGCCCGTGACTTCGTAGTACAGGCTGCAGAGGAAGACTTCTCATATACCAGGATGGACGGAAAATATGTCCTTGATCATGACAGCGACGCGAACACCTTATCCGCACAGACACATGTCTCCATGGATGATCTCAAAGCAGGACAGCACAGGATTAAAAAGACTTCTGCCCAGTTTGCCGTAAATAACATGAACACTCAGGGGTATGAGGACTTCATGACGGCCTATACCGAAATATTGTCTGAAGTTCTGGAAAATCTTGCCGCTCTCAAGGACGATCCCGGCAAGGCCGGAGAGTTTGTGGAAGAACAGATGGGAACCATCGGTATCCAGCTCATCGCTGCCTACGAGAAATTACTGAAAAAAGACCTCGAGCTTAAGATATCGGACCTTCATGTCGTTCTCCCTCAGGGAGATGTCAAGGCGGATATTACCCTGCGGTTGCTCAGGGACATGACCCTGATGCAATTCGCCCCGGTCATCGGACAGCCGGATCTGGCCTTGGAAATTTTCTATCTGAATTCAGACATCAAACTGCCGATCGAACTTGTCGGCGAACCGCCGCTCCTGCTGTCCCCTTCCTACCCGGGAATGCAGACCGGTCTCTTTGTCAAAGAAGGCGATATTCTCCATCACAGTGCAGAGACACGGGATAACAAACTGTTCCTCAACGGCAAGGAGTTTGACCTGTCTCAACCTTGA
- a CDS encoding ABC transporter substrate-binding protein has product MRLFRLAAIIISLLSISISGISRATAADSFELLVREAKGTEVKWFMWGGSPTINSWVDTYVVAEVKKRYDIKLKRIPADAAIFINKLLTEKQAGREKGTMDLLWVNGENFKNAKENELLYGPITKVLPNFSLVDPASVAYDFGFPVQGYEAPFGRAQFVFEYDTATVPVPPDSFAALKEWVKENPGKFTYPKPPDFTGSAFIRQAFYALTGGHSQYMEGLDEELYRKNAPKLWEYLNDLKPYLWQQGRTYPRDIGALDTLFERREVLLNMSYHQANAQSRILQGRYPESVRTFVMKEGSLYNTHYTAVPYNAANRAGALVVADFLLSAEAQLHKNEPRNWGDFTVLELNRLDEEMRTRFEELELGEATLPLSSLASAAVPEIPSAYLELLERDWEKLVLRGR; this is encoded by the coding sequence ATGCGATTATTCCGGCTAGCGGCAATAATAATTTCTCTACTCAGCATATCCATATCCGGGATATCCCGGGCTACGGCAGCGGACTCCTTCGAGCTGCTGGTCCGGGAGGCAAAGGGTACGGAGGTGAAATGGTTTATGTGGGGCGGCTCACCCACCATAAATTCCTGGGTCGACACCTATGTTGTCGCTGAAGTAAAAAAACGCTATGATATCAAATTGAAACGAATCCCGGCCGATGCGGCGATTTTCATCAATAAGCTGCTCACCGAAAAACAGGCGGGAAGAGAAAAGGGCACCATGGATCTTCTCTGGGTCAATGGAGAAAATTTTAAAAACGCCAAGGAAAATGAATTGCTGTATGGGCCGATAACCAAGGTGCTGCCGAATTTTTCATTGGTGGATCCTGCCTCCGTGGCCTATGATTTCGGCTTTCCGGTGCAGGGGTACGAAGCCCCTTTCGGCAGAGCCCAGTTTGTCTTCGAATATGATACGGCAACGGTTCCTGTGCCCCCGGATTCCTTTGCCGCGCTCAAGGAATGGGTGAAGGAAAATCCAGGTAAATTCACGTATCCCAAGCCGCCTGATTTTACCGGATCGGCATTTATTCGCCAGGCATTCTATGCCCTCACCGGAGGCCACAGTCAATATATGGAAGGGCTCGATGAGGAACTCTACAGGAAAAACGCGCCGAAGCTCTGGGAGTATCTCAATGACCTCAAGCCGTATCTCTGGCAGCAGGGCAGGACCTATCCCCGGGATATCGGTGCTCTCGATACCTTGTTCGAGAGGAGAGAGGTGTTATTGAATATGAGCTATCATCAGGCCAACGCCCAGAGCAGGATTCTTCAGGGGCGTTATCCCGAGAGTGTCCGCACCTTTGTTATGAAGGAGGGATCGCTCTACAACACCCATTACACCGCCGTGCCCTATAATGCAGCCAATCGTGCCGGGGCACTGGTCGTTGCCGACTTCCTGCTCTCTGCCGAAGCGCAGCTGCACAAGAATGAACCCCGCAACTGGGGAGATTTTACGGTACTTGAGCTAAATCGTCTGGATGAGGAGATGCGCACCCGTTTTGAGGAACTTGAACTTGGCGAGGCAACTCTGCCGCTCTCCTCTCTGGCATCTGCCGCTGTTCCTGAAATACCTTCGGCCTATCTGGAACTTCTCGAGCGTGACTGGGAAAAGCTGGTATTGCGCGGCCGGTAG
- a CDS encoding ABC transporter permease, whose translation MIRFMLLLTLFFAVFVSPLIVLLLYAVSSAWMFPQINPTDFDLRSISYLLAHKEDIILSLFISCAYSFATVLLTLVLTVLPAKLFARTSFTGKAFLEGLFLAPALIPPMAFAMGAHYFFIHLGIADTFMGVVIILGLYSYPYMLRALTAGYQTHGEGFAICARNIGASSLRILITIELPLLLPAIVAGAIIVFLVSFSEYFLVFLIGGGTVPSYSGYIFPLLNSSDKSVASLLTLIFLIVPIILFALIDRIIYAVYRKRGLM comes from the coding sequence ATGATCAGGTTCATGCTGCTGCTGACCCTCTTTTTTGCGGTGTTTGTCTCTCCACTGATCGTCCTGCTCCTCTATGCTGTTTCATCGGCCTGGATGTTTCCGCAGATTAACCCCACCGACTTTGACTTGAGGAGCATCTCTTATCTGCTGGCCCACAAGGAAGACATTATCCTCAGTTTATTTATTTCCTGTGCCTATTCCTTCGCCACGGTTCTGCTGACATTGGTGCTGACCGTGCTGCCGGCAAAACTTTTTGCCCGAACCTCCTTTACCGGGAAAGCATTTCTCGAGGGCCTCTTTCTTGCCCCCGCGCTTATCCCGCCCATGGCGTTTGCCATGGGGGCGCATTATTTTTTTATTCATCTCGGCATAGCCGATACCTTCATGGGGGTCGTCATCATACTCGGCCTCTACAGCTATCCCTATATGCTGCGGGCATTGACCGCCGGCTATCAAACCCATGGTGAAGGTTTCGCCATCTGTGCCCGCAATATAGGCGCTTCATCCCTGCGTATCCTGATCACCATAGAGCTGCCGCTGCTGCTGCCGGCTATTGTCGCCGGAGCCATCATTGTCTTTCTGGTTTCCTTTTCCGAATATTTTCTGGTTTTCCTCATTGGCGGCGGCACGGTGCCTTCCTATTCCGGTTATATTTTTCCTCTGCTCAACTCATCCGATAAGAGCGTGGCCTCGCTGTTAACCCTGATCTTTCTTATTGTGCCGATCATTCTCTTTGCCCTGATCGATCGCATTATCTATGCCGTCTATCGCAAGCGCGGATTAATGTAG
- the selD gene encoding selenide, water dikinase SelD produces MNILNLFRKKTLTRLARTCGUAAKIGPTVLSDALQGLKAPEDRNLLVGYETSDDAAVYRLSDEAAMINTVDFITPPVDDPYWFGQIAAANSISDVYSMGGRPLTALNLVMFPSKYLDMDVLKEILRGGHDKVVEAGACLVGGHSVDDEEPKYGLCVNGVVHPDRIITNSGAQPGDALVLTKPLGTGVLFNAVRSGRLPFREIEEKVLPAVAALNGPAMEEALKLDLHAATDITGFGILGHAVEMSYGSGCELLIEYSRLPVYADSLEMYDKGETTGSNKANQQMVEGKRFSLRRELRNRDRGLIFDPQTSGGLLLALPAAQADDLITSLHRAGVTAAVRVGEVTAGKAGVVLS; encoded by the coding sequence ATGAATATACTTAACCTGTTTAGAAAAAAGACATTGACCCGCCTGGCGCGTACCTGCGGCTGAGCGGCAAAAATTGGTCCGACTGTATTGTCGGACGCACTGCAGGGACTCAAGGCGCCCGAAGACCGCAATCTTCTGGTAGGGTATGAAACATCCGATGATGCCGCGGTTTATCGTCTCTCCGACGAGGCCGCGATGATCAACACCGTTGATTTTATTACCCCTCCTGTCGATGATCCCTACTGGTTCGGCCAGATAGCGGCGGCCAACTCCATTTCGGATGTCTACTCCATGGGAGGGCGTCCGCTGACCGCACTCAATCTGGTCATGTTTCCCTCAAAATATCTCGATATGGATGTTCTCAAGGAGATATTGCGCGGCGGACATGACAAAGTTGTCGAAGCGGGCGCTTGCCTGGTTGGCGGACACAGCGTCGATGACGAGGAGCCCAAATATGGGCTCTGTGTCAATGGAGTCGTCCATCCGGATAGAATCATCACCAATTCGGGGGCACAACCGGGTGATGCCCTGGTGCTGACCAAACCGCTCGGCACCGGGGTCCTCTTTAATGCAGTACGCTCGGGCCGGCTGCCCTTCCGGGAGATAGAAGAGAAGGTGCTGCCTGCAGTCGCCGCCCTTAACGGGCCGGCCATGGAGGAAGCGCTGAAATTGGATCTCCATGCAGCCACCGACATTACCGGTTTCGGAATTCTTGGGCATGCCGTGGAGATGAGTTATGGCAGCGGCTGTGAACTGCTGATCGAATATTCCAGACTGCCGGTCTATGCCGATAGCCTTGAAATGTATGACAAAGGTGAAACCACCGGCAGCAACAAGGCTAATCAGCAGATGGTGGAGGGCAAAAGGTTCAGCCTCCGCCGTGAGCTGCGGAATCGGGACAGGGGTTTGATTTTTGATCCGCAGACTTCCGGAGGGCTGTTGCTGGCTCTTCCTGCCGCCCAGGCCGACGACCTGATCACCTCTCTTCACCGAGCGGGTGTTACCGCGGCCGTCAGGGTGGGCGAGGTCACCGCTGGAAAAGCAGGTGTTGTTTTGAGCTGA
- a CDS encoding AAA family ATPase, whose protein sequence is MVDSFVEASHGDGGEFALRCQQNPPRCQMASQKPATREIGILATPALKIRDMMVIIIFGLPGTGKSYFARHLSQEIDAVYLSTDEVRLHMKKQGRYDEEDKQLVYDRLEEMMSEHLKKGENVIIDGTFHEKRRRDQFNGKARELGQPVFFIEMQSREETVKERVEQKREYSEADYSVYKMILNRFEPLEIPHLQLESDRDALEAMTEQARHYIYG, encoded by the coding sequence GTGGTTGATTCATTTGTTGAGGCGAGCCATGGCGATGGCGGCGAGTTTGCTCTCCGCTGCCAGCAGAATCCGCCACGATGTCAGATGGCCAGCCAAAAACCGGCAACGCGGGAGATTGGGATTCTTGCGACGCCAGCATTAAAAATAAGGGATATGATGGTAATAATCATATTTGGGCTGCCGGGCACAGGGAAATCGTACTTTGCCAGGCACCTGAGTCAGGAAATAGATGCTGTCTATCTGAGTACCGACGAGGTGCGTCTTCATATGAAAAAGCAGGGCCGTTATGATGAGGAAGACAAACAGCTGGTTTATGACCGGTTGGAGGAAATGATGTCGGAACATCTAAAGAAAGGTGAAAATGTGATTATCGACGGCACCTTTCATGAAAAGAGAAGAAGAGATCAGTTCAACGGAAAGGCCCGCGAACTGGGGCAGCCCGTATTTTTTATCGAGATGCAATCCCGTGAGGAAACAGTAAAGGAGCGAGTAGAGCAAAAACGCGAATACAGCGAGGCAGATTATTCGGTATATAAGATGATACTCAACAGGTTTGAACCTCTCGAGATACCGCATTTGCAGCTGGAATCGGACCGGGACGCTCTTGAGGCTATGACAGAGCAGGCACGGCACTATATTTATGGATAA
- a CDS encoding ABC transporter permease, translating into MRRSFILLSLLPLLIPFLAVIGGGLLVTGLQSFGLMMYSYTYEDMFFAYKELFGDTWFLQSALFSLYVALTATLISIIIGTLFSYLLWRLPGRYHSWTVVYKIPLILPHIAVGFIGIILLSKTGIMASIAYQLGLIDSFEAFPNLLYTRSGFALIAAYIYKETPFVMVMVYAILSRFDRRIMETAGMLGASQLRIFFTLILPFIMPVINTTFIILFVFSFGGFDLPFVLGDSYPGMISIRIYDYFFQKDLTMRPVAMAMLTLVFCFSLIFILSYLKFSSRLEKGVRKL; encoded by the coding sequence ATGCGGCGCTCCTTCATTCTCCTCAGCCTGCTTCCCCTGCTTATCCCCTTTCTGGCCGTCATCGGAGGCGGGCTCCTGGTTACCGGATTACAGTCTTTCGGGTTGATGATGTATTCCTATACCTACGAGGATATGTTCTTTGCCTACAAGGAGCTGTTTGGAGATACCTGGTTTCTGCAATCGGCTCTTTTTTCGCTCTATGTCGCTCTTACGGCAACACTGATTTCCATAATCATCGGTACACTCTTTTCCTATCTGCTGTGGAGGCTGCCGGGCAGGTATCACAGCTGGACCGTCGTCTATAAGATTCCATTGATTCTGCCGCATATCGCCGTCGGTTTTATCGGTATTATCCTCCTCTCGAAAACCGGCATCATGGCCTCCATCGCCTATCAGCTGGGCCTGATCGATTCGTTTGAGGCCTTTCCCAATCTGCTCTATACCCGATCCGGATTTGCTCTTATCGCCGCCTACATCTATAAGGAAACACCTTTCGTGATGGTCATGGTCTATGCCATCCTCAGCCGCTTTGACCGCCGCATTATGGAAACGGCGGGCATGCTCGGAGCCTCGCAGCTGCGCATCTTTTTTACCCTGATTCTGCCCTTTATCATGCCGGTGATCAATACCACCTTTATTATTCTCTTTGTTTTTTCCTTCGGTGGCTTTGATTTACCCTTTGTACTCGGCGACAGCTATCCCGGCATGATATCGATACGGATCTATGACTATTTCTTCCAGAAGGACTTAACGATGCGGCCGGTGGCCATGGCCATGCTTACCCTGGTTTTCTGCTTCTCTCTGATCTTTATCCTCTCCTATCTCAAATTTTCTTCACGTCTGGAGAAGGGGGTGCGGAAATTATGA
- a CDS encoding site-2 protease family protein yields the protein MFGKNITLFRILGFNIRVNISWIFIAILITWSLSTGFLPYYYEGLSTTWYWIMGTFGAIGFFASILFHEFWHCLVARHYGMPISNITLFLLGGVSEMDEEPESPKIEFLMAIAGPVSSLILGFLLYAIARGASTVGVFEPAIIIISYLAFINWILAVFNMLPAFPLDGGRVLRSALWQFKGDLRWATSIASKAGSFFGIVLMILGVLNLFTGNPIGGVWYIIIGMFLNSSAQLSYQQVLVKQNLKGKNVASLMRTEPINVNPDISVHDLVENYIYRHHFKMYPVVENGRLVGCIHMNRVKEISQDLWPQRQVRELAQDCSEENTISPQEDVTEAMMRMNKSGNSRLMVVENGQLKGIISQKDIIGYISTRMELEGSAPSSA from the coding sequence GTGTTTGGTAAAAATATTACCCTGTTCAGGATCCTCGGTTTTAATATCCGTGTAAACATCAGCTGGATTTTTATTGCCATACTTATTACCTGGTCATTATCCACTGGCTTCCTGCCGTATTATTATGAAGGGCTTTCCACGACCTGGTACTGGATTATGGGCACATTCGGCGCCATCGGCTTTTTTGCCTCCATTCTTTTTCATGAGTTCTGGCATTGCCTTGTCGCCCGGCATTACGGCATGCCTATCTCCAATATAACTCTGTTTCTTTTAGGCGGGGTCTCCGAAATGGATGAAGAGCCCGAATCTCCAAAAATCGAGTTTCTCATGGCTATAGCCGGACCTGTAAGCAGCCTGATTCTAGGCTTTCTGCTCTATGCAATAGCTCGTGGCGCTTCAACGGTAGGAGTATTTGAGCCGGCAATCATTATCATCAGCTATCTGGCATTCATCAACTGGATCCTGGCGGTATTCAACATGCTGCCAGCCTTCCCTCTGGATGGGGGACGCGTGCTCAGATCCGCCCTGTGGCAATTCAAAGGGGATTTGCGCTGGGCCACGAGCATCGCCTCCAAAGCAGGCTCCTTTTTCGGCATCGTACTGATGATCCTGGGAGTTTTGAACCTGTTCACCGGAAATCCGATTGGTGGGGTGTGGTATATCATTATCGGCATGTTTTTAAACAGCTCCGCTCAACTGTCCTACCAGCAGGTCCTGGTCAAACAAAACCTTAAGGGAAAAAACGTCGCCTCGCTTATGCGTACCGAACCAATCAATGTCAATCCCGACATCTCTGTCCATGATCTCGTGGAAAACTATATCTACCGACATCACTTCAAGATGTATCCGGTGGTTGAAAACGGGCGTCTTGTCGGCTGCATCCACATGAACAGAGTCAAGGAGATCAGCCAGGATTTATGGCCGCAACGCCAGGTAAGAGAACTGGCTCAGGACTGCTCCGAGGAAAATACAATATCTCCGCAGGAAGATGTAACCGAGGCAATGATGCGGATGAACAAAAGCGGTAATTCACGCCTCATGGTAGTTGAAAATGGTCAGCTTAAAGGAATTATCTCCCAGAAGGACATAATTGGATATATTTCGACCCGTATGGAGCTGGAGGGCTCTGCGCCGTCTTCCGCTTGA
- a CDS encoding DUF4112 domain-containing protein produces MTSSTSSRMKRLRSLSKLLDSAIPLPGGYRIGLDGLVGLIPGIGDVAGGVASSYIIIESARLGATTTTLLRMVFNVLLESIIGIIPFVGDLFDFVWKANEKNMDLMEKQLNSAPPQTSPEHRLKVTVIIILVILFAGIIALAYLGFLLLFRVITALHGG; encoded by the coding sequence ATGACATCTTCGACATCGTCGAGAATGAAGCGACTGCGGTCGCTCAGCAAATTACTGGACAGCGCTATTCCTCTTCCAGGCGGCTATCGTATCGGTCTTGACGGCCTTGTCGGCCTGATTCCCGGAATTGGGGATGTTGCCGGTGGAGTGGCTTCAAGTTATATTATTATAGAATCCGCGCGGCTCGGAGCCACCACCACTACCCTGCTTCGTATGGTTTTTAACGTTTTACTTGAGAGCATTATCGGCATTATTCCCTTTGTTGGCGACTTATTTGACTTTGTCTGGAAGGCAAACGAGAAAAATATGGACCTGATGGAAAAACAACTTAATTCCGCGCCCCCGCAAACCAGCCCGGAGCATCGTCTCAAGGTCACGGTTATCATTATCCTCGTTATCCTCTTTGCGGGTATCATAGCCTTGGCGTATCTGGGATTTTTACTTCTTTTTCGAGTGATTACTGCCCTGCATGGAGGTTGA